One Branchiostoma floridae strain S238N-H82 chromosome 1, Bfl_VNyyK, whole genome shotgun sequence genomic region harbors:
- the LOC118422789 gene encoding retinol dehydrogenase 12-like isoform X2: protein MVPIRLLKITSFDATGHKVTTGHCLFNCTKDTSKMASKYFDLTGDIVEFTRAHCPIVLSAVVGGVGLYFLRRYFAGGLCRSPARLDGKTVIITGANTGIGKETARDLAARGARVILACRDLTKAKTAAAEIRKSTGNGNIVIEQLDLASLASVRTFATIINEREPNVNILVNNAGVMMCPQWKTEDGFEMQFGTNHLGHFLLTNLLLDKLKKSAPSRVVIVSARLYDGGKINFDDINAERSYSPFGAYCQSKLANVLFMRELAQRLEGTGVTANALHPGVMNTELGRHVFTTYGWRALLMAPVVAIYYLFWKSVKQGAQTTIHLAVDKELETTSGLYFSDCMPCDLYPVGKDEATAKRLWQLSEEMVGLKE from the exons ATGGTCCCAATAAG GCTTCTAAAAATCACCAGCTTTGACGCAACAGGTCATAAGGTTACCACCGGGCATTGTCTATTTAACTGTACCAAGGacacatccaagatggcgtccaaGTATTTTGACCTGACTGGTGACATCGTCGAGTTTACACGGGCCCACTGTCCCATTGTGTTGTCAGCTGTCGTCGGAG GCGTTGGCCTGTACTTCTTGAGGAGGTACTTTGCGGGCGGTCTCTGCCGCAGTCCCGCCAGACTCGATGGCAAAACCGTCATCATCACAGGAGCCAATACGGGCATCGGGAAAGAAACAGCACGTGACCTGGCCGCTAGGG GGGCCCGGGTGATCCTGGCTTGCAGAGATCTCACAAAAGCAAAAACTGCGGCAGCCGAGATCCGAAAATCTACCGGAAACGGAAATATCGTCATCGAACAACTCGACCTGGCCTCCCTCGCCTCGGTCCGAACATTCGCGACGATCATCAACGAGAGAGAGCCGAATGTGAACATCCTTGTTAACAACGCAG GAGTCATGATGTGTCCACAGTGGAAGACAGAAGACGGTTTTGAGATGCAGTTCGGCACGAACCACCTGGGTCACTTCCTCCTCACCAACCTGCTGCTGGACAAGCTCAAGAAGTCCGCGCCCAGCCGGGTCGTCATTGTCTCCGCCCGCTTGTATGATGGCGGAAAGATCAACTTTGACGACATCAATGCCGAAAGGTCGTACAGTCCTTTTGGAGCGTACTGTCAGTCCAAGTTAGCAAACGTACTGTTCATGAGAGAGCTGGCACAAAGACTGGAAG GAACTGGTGTAACGGCGAACGCCCTCCACCCCGGCGTCATGAACACAGAACTAGGTCGGCACGTTTTCACCACGTACGGCTGGAGAGCTCTGCTGATGGCACCCGTCGTCGCCATCTATTACCTGTTCTGGAAGAGCGTGAAACAGGGAGCACAGACCACCATACACCTTGCCGTGGATAAAGAACTTGAAACGACGTCCGGGCTGTACTTCAG
- the LOC118422789 gene encoding retinol dehydrogenase 12-like isoform X1: MGTGRGKRRLLKITSFDATGHKVTTGHCLFNCTKDTSKMASKYFDLTGDIVEFTRAHCPIVLSAVVGGVGLYFLRRYFAGGLCRSPARLDGKTVIITGANTGIGKETARDLAARGARVILACRDLTKAKTAAAEIRKSTGNGNIVIEQLDLASLASVRTFATIINEREPNVNILVNNAGVMMCPQWKTEDGFEMQFGTNHLGHFLLTNLLLDKLKKSAPSRVVIVSARLYDGGKINFDDINAERSYSPFGAYCQSKLANVLFMRELAQRLEGTGVTANALHPGVMNTELGRHVFTTYGWRALLMAPVVAIYYLFWKSVKQGAQTTIHLAVDKELETTSGLYFSDCMPCDLYPVGKDEATAKRLWQLSEEMVGLKE; the protein is encoded by the exons ATGGGGACTGGGAGAGGCAAAAGAAG GCTTCTAAAAATCACCAGCTTTGACGCAACAGGTCATAAGGTTACCACCGGGCATTGTCTATTTAACTGTACCAAGGacacatccaagatggcgtccaaGTATTTTGACCTGACTGGTGACATCGTCGAGTTTACACGGGCCCACTGTCCCATTGTGTTGTCAGCTGTCGTCGGAG GCGTTGGCCTGTACTTCTTGAGGAGGTACTTTGCGGGCGGTCTCTGCCGCAGTCCCGCCAGACTCGATGGCAAAACCGTCATCATCACAGGAGCCAATACGGGCATCGGGAAAGAAACAGCACGTGACCTGGCCGCTAGGG GGGCCCGGGTGATCCTGGCTTGCAGAGATCTCACAAAAGCAAAAACTGCGGCAGCCGAGATCCGAAAATCTACCGGAAACGGAAATATCGTCATCGAACAACTCGACCTGGCCTCCCTCGCCTCGGTCCGAACATTCGCGACGATCATCAACGAGAGAGAGCCGAATGTGAACATCCTTGTTAACAACGCAG GAGTCATGATGTGTCCACAGTGGAAGACAGAAGACGGTTTTGAGATGCAGTTCGGCACGAACCACCTGGGTCACTTCCTCCTCACCAACCTGCTGCTGGACAAGCTCAAGAAGTCCGCGCCCAGCCGGGTCGTCATTGTCTCCGCCCGCTTGTATGATGGCGGAAAGATCAACTTTGACGACATCAATGCCGAAAGGTCGTACAGTCCTTTTGGAGCGTACTGTCAGTCCAAGTTAGCAAACGTACTGTTCATGAGAGAGCTGGCACAAAGACTGGAAG GAACTGGTGTAACGGCGAACGCCCTCCACCCCGGCGTCATGAACACAGAACTAGGTCGGCACGTTTTCACCACGTACGGCTGGAGAGCTCTGCTGATGGCACCCGTCGTCGCCATCTATTACCTGTTCTGGAAGAGCGTGAAACAGGGAGCACAGACCACCATACACCTTGCCGTGGATAAAGAACTTGAAACGACGTCCGGGCTGTACTTCAG
- the LOC118422789 gene encoding retinol dehydrogenase 12-like isoform X3, with amino-acid sequence MASKYFDLTGDIVEFTRAHCPIVLSAVVGGVGLYFLRRYFAGGLCRSPARLDGKTVIITGANTGIGKETARDLAARGARVILACRDLTKAKTAAAEIRKSTGNGNIVIEQLDLASLASVRTFATIINEREPNVNILVNNAGVMMCPQWKTEDGFEMQFGTNHLGHFLLTNLLLDKLKKSAPSRVVIVSARLYDGGKINFDDINAERSYSPFGAYCQSKLANVLFMRELAQRLEGTGVTANALHPGVMNTELGRHVFTTYGWRALLMAPVVAIYYLFWKSVKQGAQTTIHLAVDKELETTSGLYFSDCMPCDLYPVGKDEATAKRLWQLSEEMVGLKE; translated from the exons atggcgtccaaGTATTTTGACCTGACTGGTGACATCGTCGAGTTTACACGGGCCCACTGTCCCATTGTGTTGTCAGCTGTCGTCGGAG GCGTTGGCCTGTACTTCTTGAGGAGGTACTTTGCGGGCGGTCTCTGCCGCAGTCCCGCCAGACTCGATGGCAAAACCGTCATCATCACAGGAGCCAATACGGGCATCGGGAAAGAAACAGCACGTGACCTGGCCGCTAGGG GGGCCCGGGTGATCCTGGCTTGCAGAGATCTCACAAAAGCAAAAACTGCGGCAGCCGAGATCCGAAAATCTACCGGAAACGGAAATATCGTCATCGAACAACTCGACCTGGCCTCCCTCGCCTCGGTCCGAACATTCGCGACGATCATCAACGAGAGAGAGCCGAATGTGAACATCCTTGTTAACAACGCAG GAGTCATGATGTGTCCACAGTGGAAGACAGAAGACGGTTTTGAGATGCAGTTCGGCACGAACCACCTGGGTCACTTCCTCCTCACCAACCTGCTGCTGGACAAGCTCAAGAAGTCCGCGCCCAGCCGGGTCGTCATTGTCTCCGCCCGCTTGTATGATGGCGGAAAGATCAACTTTGACGACATCAATGCCGAAAGGTCGTACAGTCCTTTTGGAGCGTACTGTCAGTCCAAGTTAGCAAACGTACTGTTCATGAGAGAGCTGGCACAAAGACTGGAAG GAACTGGTGTAACGGCGAACGCCCTCCACCCCGGCGTCATGAACACAGAACTAGGTCGGCACGTTTTCACCACGTACGGCTGGAGAGCTCTGCTGATGGCACCCGTCGTCGCCATCTATTACCTGTTCTGGAAGAGCGTGAAACAGGGAGCACAGACCACCATACACCTTGCCGTGGATAAAGAACTTGAAACGACGTCCGGGCTGTACTTCAG